In Terriglobus sp. TAA 43, a single window of DNA contains:
- the lexA gene encoding transcriptional repressor LexA: MAITRRQKEVLDFLSGFTQRKGYSPSYEEIAAGLGLNSLATVHKHITNLHNKGLLQRAHNRSRSIDVLSPRNSRKGNERLPLLGRIAAGRPVEAIETAESISLSEIIGNREVFALEVRGDSMRDEHIVNGDYVLVERTSTAREGEIVVALVDGSDATLKRYYKEGNLIRLQPSNNEMAPIFAPADRVAIQGKVLGMLRKYA, from the coding sequence ATGGCGATCACGCGGCGACAAAAAGAGGTTCTGGACTTCCTCTCAGGCTTTACCCAGCGCAAGGGATACTCCCCTTCCTACGAAGAAATTGCGGCTGGGCTCGGTCTGAATTCGCTCGCAACAGTGCATAAACACATCACAAACCTGCACAATAAGGGCCTGTTGCAACGCGCCCATAACCGCAGCCGCTCCATCGACGTCCTTTCACCAAGGAATTCCCGTAAAGGGAATGAACGTCTGCCTCTCCTGGGCCGCATCGCTGCTGGCCGCCCCGTGGAAGCCATCGAAACAGCCGAATCTATCTCCCTCTCGGAGATCATCGGCAACCGCGAAGTCTTCGCCCTCGAAGTCCGCGGCGACAGCATGCGCGACGAACACATCGTCAACGGCGACTATGTATTGGTGGAACGCACCAGCACCGCCCGTGAAGGTGAAATCGTTGTGGCGCTGGTCGACGGTTCAGACGCAACGCTGAAGCGCTATTACAAGGAAGGCAACCTGATCCGCTTGCAGCCTTCCAACAATGAGATGGCCCCCATCTTCGCCCCAGCCGACCGCGTCGCAATTCAGGGCAAGGTCCTCGGCATGTTGCGCAAGTATGCCTGA
- a CDS encoding response regulator transcription factor has protein sequence MRVMVAEDDAALSLFLKKALELEGHTVRAVADGASTVEGIQEDVPDLLVLDLGLPQMDGMDVLRALQDRVASMSILVLTGRSQLSNKIECLELGADDYLLKPFSMHELLARCKAIGRRRMGSAAGILQCAGVRMDRIQRTVSYQDEVLEFTSKEFLLLEYLLLQKGRAVSRRELLENVWQMSPDAGTNVVDVYVNYLRRKLGAVGASGLVQTMRGEGYGIAAKHNIGTPRFGAMSATTGYRAALEVA, from the coding sequence ATGAGAGTGATGGTGGCAGAAGATGATGCGGCACTTTCTTTGTTTTTGAAGAAGGCGCTCGAACTGGAAGGACACACCGTTCGCGCCGTTGCAGATGGCGCAAGTACGGTGGAAGGTATTCAGGAGGACGTGCCCGATCTGCTGGTACTGGATCTGGGACTTCCGCAGATGGATGGAATGGATGTGCTGCGCGCACTGCAAGACCGGGTTGCGTCAATGTCGATCCTGGTGCTGACGGGCCGGTCGCAGTTATCTAACAAGATTGAATGCTTGGAGTTGGGAGCGGACGACTATCTGTTGAAACCGTTCTCAATGCATGAACTGCTTGCACGTTGCAAGGCAATTGGTCGGCGGCGGATGGGATCTGCGGCGGGCATTCTGCAATGTGCAGGGGTGCGGATGGATCGCATTCAACGTACTGTTTCGTATCAGGACGAAGTTTTGGAATTTACCTCGAAGGAATTCCTGTTGCTGGAGTACCTGTTGCTGCAGAAGGGACGGGCGGTGTCACGTCGTGAATTGCTGGAGAACGTGTGGCAGATGTCGCCAGATGCAGGAACCAACGTGGTGGATGTGTATGTGAACTATCTCCGTCGCAAGCTAGGCGCAGTGGGAGCATCAGGCTTGGTGCAGACAATGCGTGGCGAGGGATATGGCATTGCCGCGAAACATAATATTGGTACGCCGCGATTTGGTGCGATGTCTGCCACCACGGGTTATCGAGCAGCGCTGGAGGTTGCGTGA
- the fliF gene encoding flagellar basal-body MS-ring/collar protein FliF: MAATMEPGTAISRSNAMLVAFRERWSAMEPARRHLLMGSLAALLVLSGISVWWSTRTDWRVLFSGMDGRDAATMEQQLSSAGIRYQTTPDGSALQVPAEQLDKARVAISTSGLPQSGRMGFELFDKPNWVGSEFDEKVNYQRALEGELEHTIGTLQSVRSARVHVVLAKQGAFASEDQPAKASAVLKLRRSNLPREQSDAIRNLIASSIEGLLPEAVTLVDADGRMDFTASSASANDREEEIALQNKLTQVLEPLAGAGNVHATVSISYVQGSEEHTDEVYDPQQSAPLSMQRTEQLAQASRPGGVAGTGSNAPAPQPTAQNAAPNGTPAAVAAGPSPTIASTGQTQNSREESTQYAVTRHVTHTAESAGRIRRITAAIVVNDREIRQMNAKALHTAWQHRTADEMKQLQQLAQAAVGYDEKRGDSVVLENLAFSGNNDDAPIAGWSRVMESTTELLRAQPMLPRALATLGGIVLLGMMVLRPITKQTQILLAPVSVRPMLAAKSAEQEIPNEASIRTSAGVSTQHIFDRVTEQIKAEPKNNTRLIGSWIRAGSEEMD, translated from the coding sequence ATGGCAGCAACGATGGAACCAGGAACGGCGATCAGCCGCAGCAACGCGATGCTGGTGGCCTTTCGTGAGCGATGGAGTGCCATGGAGCCCGCTCGCAGGCATCTCCTGATGGGGAGTCTTGCAGCGTTGTTGGTCCTGTCTGGTATTTCCGTTTGGTGGAGTACGCGTACGGATTGGCGCGTACTGTTTAGCGGAATGGATGGCAGAGATGCCGCGACGATGGAGCAGCAGTTGAGTTCCGCGGGCATCCGCTATCAGACCACGCCGGACGGATCAGCGCTTCAGGTTCCGGCTGAACAACTGGACAAAGCGCGCGTTGCAATTTCCACTAGCGGACTGCCGCAGTCGGGGCGCATGGGGTTTGAGCTTTTCGACAAGCCGAACTGGGTGGGTAGCGAGTTCGACGAGAAGGTGAACTACCAGCGGGCTTTGGAAGGGGAGCTGGAGCACACGATTGGAACGCTGCAATCGGTGCGGTCGGCACGTGTGCACGTGGTGTTAGCAAAGCAGGGTGCGTTTGCATCGGAAGACCAGCCGGCGAAGGCCTCGGCTGTGCTGAAGCTGCGCCGTTCAAATCTGCCGCGGGAACAGAGCGATGCGATTCGCAATCTGATTGCAAGTTCGATTGAAGGTTTGCTGCCGGAAGCTGTGACGCTTGTAGATGCCGATGGGCGCATGGATTTTACTGCGAGCTCCGCATCTGCAAATGATCGCGAAGAAGAGATTGCATTGCAGAACAAGTTGACCCAGGTGCTGGAGCCTTTGGCAGGTGCGGGGAACGTTCATGCGACGGTTTCAATCAGCTACGTGCAGGGATCGGAAGAACACACCGACGAGGTCTATGATCCGCAGCAATCGGCCCCGTTAAGTATGCAGCGGACGGAGCAGCTTGCGCAGGCATCGCGTCCTGGCGGTGTTGCCGGGACAGGAAGCAACGCGCCCGCACCGCAACCAACGGCGCAGAACGCGGCTCCAAACGGCACGCCCGCGGCTGTTGCGGCCGGACCATCCCCAACGATTGCGAGCACGGGGCAGACTCAGAATTCGCGTGAAGAGAGTACGCAGTATGCTGTGACGCGGCACGTAACGCACACGGCAGAGTCGGCTGGGCGTATACGACGTATCACTGCGGCGATTGTGGTGAATGATCGCGAGATTCGGCAGATGAATGCGAAGGCATTGCATACCGCGTGGCAGCATCGCACCGCGGATGAAATGAAGCAGTTGCAGCAATTGGCGCAAGCAGCCGTGGGATATGACGAGAAGCGGGGCGACTCTGTAGTGCTTGAGAATCTGGCTTTTTCTGGTAACAACGATGATGCTCCGATTGCGGGGTGGTCCAGGGTTATGGAGTCGACAACCGAACTTTTGCGAGCGCAACCGATGCTGCCGCGAGCGCTGGCAACGCTGGGAGGCATTGTGTTGCTGGGCATGATGGTGCTTCGACCCATAACAAAACAGACGCAGATATTGCTGGCACCTGTGTCGGTGCGGCCGATGTTAGCGGCAAAATCTGCGGAACAAGAGATTCCGAATGAAGCATCGATAAGGACCAGCGCCGGTGTGAGCACGCAGCACATTTTTGATCGCGTGACGGAACAGATTAAGGCTGAGCCAAAGAACAACACCAGACTGATTGGTTCGTGGATTCGCGCTGGTAGCGAGGAGATGGATTAA
- the fliE gene encoding flagellar hook-basal body complex protein FliE has product MLPIQNPVALREALLQSRMPAAAAESAQPSNVFGNMMHAAQQQISNADTKAQQAVTGLLSGQGVDVHEAMIATQQADLTFELALQVRNKAVAAYQQMMQMQF; this is encoded by the coding sequence ATGTTGCCGATCCAAAATCCCGTGGCCCTTCGTGAAGCTCTTCTGCAAAGCAGAATGCCAGCGGCCGCTGCGGAGAGTGCGCAGCCTTCGAATGTTTTTGGAAACATGATGCATGCCGCGCAGCAGCAGATTAGCAACGCAGATACAAAAGCGCAGCAGGCAGTGACGGGCTTATTGAGTGGCCAGGGTGTGGATGTGCACGAGGCCATGATTGCGACGCAGCAGGCGGATCTGACCTTTGAACTCGCACTCCAGGTGCGTAACAAAGCTGTAGCTGCCTACCAGCAGATGATGCAGATGCAGTTTTAA
- a CDS encoding HAD hydrolase-like protein, with amino-acid sequence MPENASSELRCDLLVFDLDGTLIDSEQDLAASVNATLAFLGREKLPPHRIAEFIGDGAAMLVRRALEATGGMDEIAFAQAIPFFLDYYRAHDLDFTYVYPGVISELRKIRATAPSLPMAILTNKPYRPSHVICSGLGLSEFFFANYGGDSFPTKKPDPEGMHSLMEEASRMLGRPVSSQRTVLVGDSHVDVATARNAGAFCLGCSYGLAPEKLREAGPDAMVDSPTKWLNALQTLLR; translated from the coding sequence ATGCCTGAGAACGCCAGCAGCGAATTACGCTGCGATCTTCTCGTCTTCGATCTGGACGGAACGCTGATCGATTCGGAACAAGACCTCGCTGCGTCGGTCAATGCAACACTCGCCTTTCTGGGCCGCGAGAAGCTCCCGCCCCATCGCATTGCAGAGTTCATCGGTGATGGCGCTGCAATGCTCGTGCGCCGTGCTTTAGAAGCCACAGGCGGCATGGACGAAATAGCGTTCGCGCAAGCGATTCCCTTCTTCCTGGACTACTATCGCGCGCACGATCTCGACTTCACCTACGTCTATCCCGGCGTGATCAGTGAACTCCGCAAGATCCGCGCAACTGCACCATCCCTGCCGATGGCAATCCTCACCAACAAGCCATACCGCCCATCGCACGTCATCTGTTCTGGCCTTGGGCTGTCTGAGTTCTTCTTCGCCAACTATGGCGGCGACAGTTTCCCCACCAAGAAGCCCGATCCCGAAGGCATGCACTCATTGATGGAAGAAGCATCGCGCATGCTGGGCCGCCCGGTATCCTCGCAACGAACCGTCCTCGTAGGCGACTCCCACGTCGACGTCGCCACCGCACGCAACGCTGGCGCCTTCTGCCTGGGGTGCAGCTACGGATTAGCACCGGAAAAACTACGCGAAGCGGGCCCGGATGCGATGGTGGATAGCCCAACCAAATGGCTCAATGCTCTACAAACACTTCTGCGCTAA
- a CDS encoding flagellar basal body protein, with the protein MLEMPTADALERYLTLTTQQMKLTAANMANVDTPGYRTQGLDFEGEFGKALDAHGMSGDLTISDVGGLTSRPDGNNVSLDRESMLMAQTQLQFRTGVELLRHQYSQMMDAIKSDGK; encoded by the coding sequence ATGCTTGAGATGCCAACGGCCGATGCGCTGGAACGTTATCTGACACTGACCACACAGCAGATGAAGCTGACCGCGGCAAACATGGCCAATGTAGACACTCCCGGATATCGCACGCAGGGTTTGGACTTTGAGGGTGAGTTTGGGAAAGCGCTGGATGCGCACGGTATGAGTGGCGATCTGACCATAAGTGATGTTGGTGGGCTGACATCGCGACCGGATGGCAACAACGTTTCTCTCGATCGCGAATCGATGCTGATGGCGCAGACTCAGTTGCAATTTCGCACAGGTGTGGAACTGCTGAGGCATCAGTACTCGCAAATGATGGACGCTATTAAGTCGGACGGTAAGTGA
- the flgC gene encoding flagellar basal body rod protein FlgC: MNLFGMMQVTGSALTAQRVRADVVAANMANAETTRTEDGVPYQRQSVVLQSVGENTFAGAMKSFGLSNASAPEGGVKVAEILKSEAPPLRRYDPSHPDADGDGYVSFPDINPVTEMVDLMGASRSYGLNASALQAEKGMLSASIDLLK; encoded by the coding sequence ATGAACCTATTTGGAATGATGCAGGTTACAGGTTCGGCACTGACGGCGCAGCGTGTGCGGGCCGATGTGGTGGCTGCAAATATGGCGAATGCAGAGACCACGCGGACGGAAGACGGTGTGCCGTATCAGCGACAGAGCGTCGTGTTGCAGAGCGTTGGTGAAAATACGTTTGCCGGTGCGATGAAAAGTTTTGGATTGAGTAATGCGAGTGCGCCGGAAGGTGGCGTGAAGGTCGCTGAGATTCTCAAGAGCGAGGCGCCGCCATTGCGACGCTATGATCCTTCGCACCCGGATGCAGATGGGGATGGTTATGTTTCGTTTCCGGATATCAATCCGGTGACGGAGATGGTGGATCTGATGGGCGCCAGTCGCTCGTATGGTTTGAACGCAAGTGCTTTGCAGGCTGAAAAAGGCATGTTGAGCGCTTCCATAGACCTGTTGAAGTAA
- a CDS encoding sigma-54 dependent transcriptional regulator yields MNPMAAASVQQRSVVLVTPDTELRHKLSALLAGLRWQVFPASGGAEAMMHLGSMAPEAMIVDHWLPDLDASEFAEYAATVCPATDMLQMDGSCNGSTVRSARRNELLHALREAQEIRMEPSPSTGGFDGASWLHAPVTAPVSMPVFAAKPMVPDVPEEIKMHLPEFVGDALKMRELALQIRLVAAHTANVLVLGETGTGKELVAKAVHRLSPRAGKPFVVLNCAAIPEHLLEAELFGHTRGAFTGAVSSRMGRIEAAHGGTLFLDEIGEMPLPLQAKMLRFLESGEIQKVGENDPIRVDVRIVAATHQPLEELARDRRFRPDLYYRLAVFPVEIPALRERREDIPMLVEHTLRKLGDSMPRKSISREALALLMDLDWSGNVRELGHMIHRAVILCGEESGIRPEHIRLPGQISVMQH; encoded by the coding sequence ATGAATCCGATGGCGGCTGCGTCTGTTCAGCAACGCTCTGTGGTGTTAGTAACTCCTGATACGGAGTTGCGGCATAAGCTTTCTGCTTTGCTTGCTGGCCTGCGTTGGCAGGTGTTTCCTGCTTCCGGAGGGGCGGAGGCAATGATGCATCTCGGAAGCATGGCACCGGAGGCGATGATTGTGGATCATTGGCTGCCGGACCTGGATGCGTCAGAGTTCGCGGAGTACGCTGCGACGGTTTGTCCTGCGACGGATATGTTGCAGATGGATGGCAGCTGTAACGGGTCCACGGTGCGTAGTGCGCGACGCAATGAGCTGCTGCACGCGTTGCGAGAGGCGCAGGAAATTCGCATGGAACCTTCGCCTTCAACCGGAGGTTTCGACGGGGCATCCTGGCTTCATGCGCCTGTTACAGCGCCCGTTTCGATGCCTGTATTTGCGGCCAAGCCGATGGTGCCTGACGTCCCGGAAGAGATCAAGATGCATCTTCCTGAATTTGTCGGCGATGCTTTGAAGATGCGGGAGTTGGCACTGCAGATCCGGCTGGTGGCTGCTCATACGGCGAACGTGCTGGTGTTGGGCGAAACGGGTACGGGAAAAGAGCTGGTGGCAAAGGCCGTGCATCGGTTGAGTCCTCGTGCAGGAAAGCCGTTTGTTGTGCTGAACTGTGCTGCCATTCCGGAACATCTGCTGGAGGCGGAATTGTTTGGTCATACGCGGGGCGCGTTTACAGGAGCGGTTTCCTCGCGCATGGGGCGCATTGAAGCAGCGCATGGCGGCACGCTGTTTCTGGACGAAATTGGAGAGATGCCTCTGCCGCTACAGGCGAAGATGCTTCGTTTCCTGGAGAGTGGCGAGATTCAGAAGGTGGGTGAGAATGACCCTATTCGTGTGGATGTGCGCATTGTCGCGGCCACACACCAACCGTTAGAGGAACTGGCGCGTGATCGGCGATTCAGGCCGGATTTGTATTACCGTCTTGCGGTATTTCCAGTGGAGATACCGGCATTGCGGGAGAGGCGTGAAGATATTCCCATGCTGGTGGAACATACATTACGCAAACTGGGCGATAGCATGCCCCGTAAATCTATCAGCAGAGAAGCCTTGGCTTTATTGATGGACCTTGATTGGTCAGGCAATGTTCGTGAACTTGGCCATATGATCCACCGCGCGGTGATTTTGTGCGGTGAGGAATCGGGTATCCGACCAGAACATATCCGGCTGCCGGGACAGATTTCAGTGATGCAACATTAG
- a CDS encoding DHA2 family efflux MFS transporter permease subunit translates to MANTSKKVEDPSTLRGHALAVALLSAGALFMENLDATIIATGLPTMARDFGTSAIAVNVGITAYLLTLAIFIPVSGWVATRFGERRVFTSAILIFTCASALCGLSHTLPLFTASRVLQGIGGSMMVPVGRLMVLRASTKAQLMKAIAYTIWPALVAPILGPPLGGWILSFTTWPWMFLLNVPIGVVLFALALKLVPKDRETVRESFDLPGFLLAGSASFCLMYLLESLEVQHAPGMKAAVLLVLTVALSVALVWWLRRAEKPLFSLEVFRIETFRVSNGAGSLFRMAVFSVPFLLPLLFQEAFGLNPLESGSLTMAVFAGNLAMKPLTGPLLRRYGFRTVLLWNGTLTALALVACGWLHATTPKVITLLVLFAGGLGRSMELTALTTMGFADLPEKLKNSGTTLATTINQMTTSLGVAVSALALHGSALVRGGASAFDFRVAFCVMAGLAALSLPSYWTMHPAAGAAVSGNLIRQEREATPAEG, encoded by the coding sequence TTGGCGAACACTTCAAAGAAAGTCGAAGACCCGTCCACGCTGCGCGGACATGCGCTGGCTGTTGCGCTGCTGTCAGCGGGCGCGCTGTTTATGGAGAACCTGGATGCGACGATTATCGCGACCGGGTTGCCGACGATGGCGCGCGATTTCGGCACGTCTGCCATTGCCGTGAACGTTGGCATTACGGCCTATCTGCTAACCCTGGCGATCTTCATTCCGGTGAGCGGATGGGTGGCCACGCGGTTTGGCGAGCGACGCGTTTTCACATCGGCCATTCTGATCTTCACTTGCGCCTCTGCCTTGTGTGGGCTTAGCCATACGTTGCCGTTGTTTACGGCTTCGCGCGTGTTGCAGGGCATTGGCGGGTCGATGATGGTGCCGGTTGGGCGGTTGATGGTGCTGCGCGCTTCCACCAAAGCGCAGTTGATGAAGGCGATTGCTTACACGATCTGGCCTGCGCTGGTGGCGCCTATCCTTGGGCCACCGTTGGGTGGGTGGATTCTGTCGTTTACGACGTGGCCGTGGATGTTTCTGCTGAACGTGCCGATTGGCGTGGTGCTGTTTGCGCTGGCGTTGAAGCTGGTCCCGAAGGATCGTGAGACGGTTCGTGAGAGTTTCGATCTTCCGGGATTTCTGCTTGCTGGATCGGCTTCGTTCTGCCTGATGTATCTGCTGGAATCGCTGGAAGTGCAACATGCTCCCGGGATGAAGGCTGCGGTGTTGCTGGTGTTGACTGTCGCGTTGTCAGTGGCATTGGTGTGGTGGCTGCGTCGAGCGGAAAAGCCTTTGTTTTCGCTGGAGGTGTTTCGTATTGAGACATTCCGCGTATCGAATGGTGCTGGCTCGTTGTTCCGGATGGCAGTATTTTCTGTGCCGTTCCTGTTGCCGTTGTTGTTTCAGGAGGCATTCGGGCTGAATCCCCTGGAATCGGGATCGCTGACGATGGCGGTGTTTGCAGGGAATCTTGCGATGAAGCCGCTGACGGGGCCGCTGCTTCGTCGCTATGGCTTTCGCACCGTTCTGCTGTGGAATGGGACGTTGACCGCGTTAGCGCTGGTGGCTTGCGGATGGCTTCATGCAACCACGCCAAAGGTGATCACTCTGCTTGTTCTGTTTGCGGGTGGACTTGGGCGATCGATGGAACTGACGGCGCTTACGACGATGGGATTCGCGGACCTGCCGGAGAAGTTGAAGAACAGCGGCACCACGCTGGCTACGACGATTAACCAGATGACGACGAGTCTTGGTGTGGCTGTTTCTGCGCTGGCTTTGCACGGCAGCGCACTGGTGCGTGGTGGTGCAAGTGCGTTTGATTTTCGGGTTGCGTTTTGCGTGATGGCTGGCTTGGCTGCGTTGAGTTTGCCATCGTATTGGACGATGCATCCTGCTGCCGGTGCGGCGGTGAGTGGAAACCTGATCCGGCAGGAACGAGAAGCTACTCCTGCCGAGGGTTAG
- a CDS encoding histidine kinase: MNQMRSTVNDAALEELDDAIHMLAQPLTALLFTVEMAALRTDPEQIQDALKTARTECRRAVAEMDRVREAVARLHAGGTR; encoded by the coding sequence GTGAACCAGATGAGGTCGACTGTGAACGATGCCGCATTGGAAGAGTTGGATGATGCTATTCACATGCTTGCGCAGCCATTGACGGCGCTGTTGTTTACCGTGGAGATGGCTGCTCTTCGAACAGATCCGGAGCAGATCCAGGACGCGTTGAAGACCGCGCGTACGGAGTGCCGCCGAGCGGTTGCGGAGATGGATCGAGTGCGTGAGGCAGTAGCGCGTCTGCACGCGGGAGGAACGCGATGA